The Brassica oleracea var. oleracea cultivar TO1000 chromosome C6, BOL, whole genome shotgun sequence genome includes a region encoding these proteins:
- the LOC106299729 gene encoding TMV resistance protein N has translation MISRVFDFVKQSKSIQLNNKLFLDLLSSSSSTKPKALHDVFINHRGTDTKRNIATLLYDNLNARNIRPFLDSKNMKPGDKLFDHINRAILTSKVAVTVFSPNYCDSYFCLHELALIMESKKRVIPIFFDIKPSQLDVMIERVTCSDDEIQRFRWALQEAKDIVGLTFDSCKGNLSEVVTVASDVIVERLVELDSEDEDV, from the exons ATGATCTCTAGGGTTTTTGACTTCGTGAAGCAATCCAAATCCATTCAACTGAACAACAAACTATTCCTCGATCTTCTTTCTTCTTCATCATCAACAAAACCCAAAGCTTTGCATGATGTGTTCATCAACCACAGAGGAACCGACACAAAGAGAAACATCGCGACTTTGCTTTACGACAATCTCAATGCCCGTAACATACGTCCATTCTTGGATAGCAAGAACATGAAACCTGGCGACAAGCTTTTTGATCATATCAACCGGGCGATTCTCACTTCTAAAGTCGCCGTTACCGTTTTCTCTCCCAACTATTGCGATTCTTATTTCTGTTTGCACGAGCTTGCTCTTATTATGGAGTCCAAGAAAAGGGTGATACCGATATTTTTCGACATCAAACCTTCACAACTCGATGTTATGATCGAAAGGGTGACATGTTCTGATGATGAAATCCAACGGTTTAGATGGGCTCTTCAAGAAGCTAAAGATATCGTCGGGCTTACGTTCGATTCCTGTAAAGG GAATTTATCAGAGGTTGTTACAGTTGCGTCGGATGTTATCGTTGAGAGGTTGGTGGAGTTAGATTCTGAAGATGAAGATGTTTAG
- the LOC106296711 gene encoding NAC domain-containing protein 19, whose product MGIQETDPLAQLSLPPGFRFYPTDEELMVQYLCRKAAGYDFSLQLIAEIDLYKFDPWVLPNKALFGEKEWYFFSPRDRKYPNGSRPNRVAGSGYWKATGTDKIISTEGKRVGIKKALVFYIGKAPKGTKTNWIMHEYRLLEPSRANGSSKLDDWVLCRIYKKQSSAQKQAYEHVVTSTRELSNNGTSSTTSSSSHFEDVLDSLHHETDNRNFQYANSSNRFSSLRPDLTVGEKTGFNGLADTNSFDWGSFVGNVEHNSGPELGLSHVVPSLEFNSGYLKMEEEFNNPDDFGFAQNSYGIDSVGFGYSGQVGGFGYI is encoded by the exons ATGGGTATCCAAGAAACCGACCCGTTAGCCCAATTGAGTTTACCACCGGGTTTCCGGTTTTACCCGACCGACGAAGAGCTTATGGTTCAATATCTCTGCAGAAAAGCAGCCGGTTATGATTTTTCTCTCCAGCTTATTGCTGAAATCGATCTTTACAAGTTCGATCCTTGGGTCTTACCAA ATAAGGCCCTATTCGGAGAAAAAGAGTGGTATTTTTTTAGTCCGAGAGATAGAAAGTACCCAAACGGGTCAAGACCGAACCGGGTAGCCGGGTCAGGTTATTGGAAAGCTACGGGTACGGATAAAATCATCTCGACGGAAGGAAAGAGAGTTGGTATTAAGAAGGCTTTGGTGTTTTACATCGGTAAAGCACCTAAAGGCACTAAAACCAATTGGATCATGCATGAGTATCGTCTCCTTGAACCCTCTCGTGCAAACGGAAGCTCTAAG TTAGATGATTGGGTTCTATGTAGAATATACAAGAAGCAATCAAGCGCACAAAAACAAGCCTACGAACATGTAGTTACGAGTACTAGAGAACTTAGCAACAATGGTACTTCATCAACGACGTCATCTTCTTCTCACTTTGAAGACGTTCTTGATTCACTACATCATGAGACCGACAACAGAAATTTCCAGTATGCTAATTCGTCAAACCGGTTCTCCTCGCTTAGACCGGACCTTACCGTAGGAGAGAAAACCGGGTTCAACGGTTTAGCGGACACAAATAGCTTCGATTGGGGTAGTTTTGTTGGCAATGTTGAGCATAACTCAGGTCCAGAACTCGGACTGAGTCATGTTGTTCCTAGTCTTGAGTTTAATTCTGGCTACCTGAAGATGGAGGAAGAGTTTAACAACCCGGACGACTTTGGTTTTGCTCAAAATAGTTATGGTATCGACTCGGTCGGGTTTGGGTATTCAGGGCAAGTTGGTGGGTTTGGTTATATATGA